A single window of Intrasporangium calvum DSM 43043 DNA harbors:
- a CDS encoding MFS transporter, giving the protein MTTPASPQLPPTPPAGAGARPLQLGLRQNAAQFTLLVVVNALVGGMLGQERTVLPLLGEREFGLTAYTAGLTFILVFGLAKAATNYVAGTLSDRHGRKPVLVAGWLVAVPVPLLLIWAPSWGWVIFANVLLGISQGLTWSTTVIMKIDLVGPARRGLAMGLNEAAGYGAVALTALVTGYLAEAYGLRPAPFLVGIAFAALGLGLSAVAVSETREHARLEAGSHVARGDGRHDHLHEGLGDREVFLQTSLREPALSSASQAGLVNNLNDGLAWGLLPILFAGAGLSVSRIGILAALYPAVWGVGQLLTGALSDRWGRKWMIAAGMWLQAVALAIIAVADTFGAWAFAAALLGAGTAMVYPTLLAAIGDVAHPAWRARSVGVYRLWRDGGFAVGALLAGVVADALGVRAAVWTVAALTAASGVVVAVRMYETHHPGRQTGREEPRR; this is encoded by the coding sequence GTGACCACGCCGGCCTCCCCCCAGCTGCCCCCCACGCCCCCCGCGGGGGCGGGAGCGCGCCCGCTCCAGCTCGGACTCCGCCAGAACGCCGCCCAGTTCACCCTGCTCGTCGTCGTCAACGCCCTCGTCGGCGGGATGCTGGGCCAGGAGCGCACCGTGCTGCCACTCCTGGGCGAGCGGGAGTTCGGCCTGACCGCCTACACCGCGGGGTTGACCTTCATCCTCGTATTCGGGCTCGCGAAGGCCGCGACGAACTACGTCGCCGGCACCCTGTCGGACCGGCACGGCCGCAAGCCCGTCCTCGTGGCCGGCTGGCTCGTCGCGGTCCCCGTCCCACTGCTGCTCATCTGGGCGCCGTCGTGGGGCTGGGTCATCTTCGCCAACGTCTTGCTCGGGATCAGCCAGGGGCTCACGTGGTCGACGACCGTCATCATGAAGATCGACCTCGTGGGACCGGCCCGCCGAGGCCTCGCCATGGGCCTCAACGAGGCCGCCGGCTACGGGGCGGTCGCCCTGACGGCTCTCGTCACGGGCTATCTGGCCGAGGCGTACGGACTGCGCCCCGCGCCCTTCCTCGTCGGTATCGCCTTTGCGGCCCTCGGGCTGGGCTTGTCCGCCGTGGCCGTCTCGGAGACCCGAGAGCACGCTCGCCTCGAGGCAGGCTCCCACGTCGCCCGGGGCGACGGCCGCCATGACCACCTCCATGAGGGCCTCGGCGACCGAGAGGTGTTCCTGCAGACGAGCCTGCGTGAACCCGCGCTCTCGTCGGCGAGCCAGGCAGGTCTGGTGAACAACCTCAACGACGGGCTTGCCTGGGGTCTCCTCCCGATCCTGTTCGCCGGTGCCGGGCTCTCCGTGAGCCGCATCGGGATCCTCGCCGCCCTCTATCCCGCTGTGTGGGGCGTCGGCCAGCTGCTCACCGGGGCGCTGTCCGACCGATGGGGCCGCAAGTGGATGATCGCCGCCGGCATGTGGCTGCAGGCCGTCGCGTTGGCGATCATCGCCGTCGCCGACACCTTCGGGGCGTGGGCGTTCGCCGCGGCTCTGCTCGGCGCCGGCACGGCGATGGTCTACCCGACCCTGCTCGCAGCCATCGGCGACGTCGCTCACCCCGCGTGGCGGGCCAGGTCCGTCGGCGTCTACCGGCTCTGGCGTGACGGCGGCTTCGCGGTCGGGGCGCTGCTGGCGGGCGTGGTCGCCGACGCCCTCGGGGTCCGGGCCGCAGTCTGGACGGTCGCTGCGCTCACGGCGGCATCCGGCGTCGTGGTCGCCGTTCGGATGTACGAGACCCACCACCCGGGCCGCCAGACCGGGCGAGAGGAGCCACGCCGATGA
- a CDS encoding IS110 family transposase, translating into MHRFPTAAHLASWAGLTPKHHESDTHVRRGRITKQGSKLVRWAAIESVKRVGPHIGVGALRERVAARRGGPGGKNIAAVAAARRQIEHVYYALRDGHVRALHRGAA; encoded by the coding sequence GTGCACCGCTTCCCCACCGCGGCGCACCTGGCCTCGTGGGCCGGGCTGACCCCCAAGCACCACGAGTCCGACACGCATGTGCGGCGCGGGCGGATCACCAAGCAGGGCTCGAAACTGGTCCGCTGGGCCGCGATCGAGTCGGTCAAGCGGGTCGGGCCCCACATCGGGGTCGGCGCGTTACGGGAGCGGGTCGCGGCCCGTCGAGGCGGTCCCGGCGGCAAGAACATAGCCGCGGTCGCCGCGGCTCGCCGGCAGATCGAGCACGTCTACTACGCCCTGCGCGACGGACACGTCCGCGCCCTGCACCGGGGCGCGGCATGA
- a CDS encoding type II toxin-antitoxin system RelE family toxin, whose translation MTNGRYQLRIVSSARRHMTEDLPEAVATAAFEFITGPLLENPHRVGKQLRPPLTDRHSARRGTYRILYRIDEQAQTVTVLAIGHRGDIYRA comes from the coding sequence GTGACCAACGGTCGCTACCAGTTGCGGATCGTCTCCTCAGCTCGCCGACACATGACTGAAGATCTCCCAGAAGCCGTCGCCACCGCCGCCTTCGAGTTCATCACCGGCCCCTTGCTCGAGAACCCTCACCGCGTGGGCAAGCAACTGCGCCCACCCCTGACAGACCGACACAGCGCACGACGTGGCACCTATCGCATCCTCTACCGCATCGACGAACAAGCCCAGACGGTGACCGTCCTAGCGATCGGCCACCGTGGCGACATCTACCGTGCGTAA
- a CDS encoding type II toxin-antitoxin system Phd/YefM family antitoxin, with the protein MTSIPLADAKAHLSEVISRVSKHHERVTVTVHGQPSAVLLAPDDLAMLEETIAVLGDRDLMTQLATADADLAAGRVETQGDLEAAMRSRRTSA; encoded by the coding sequence ATGACGAGCATTCCACTGGCCGACGCCAAGGCACACCTGTCCGAGGTCATCAGCCGAGTGAGCAAGCACCACGAACGAGTAACCGTGACCGTGCACGGTCAGCCCTCGGCCGTCCTGCTGGCGCCCGATGACCTCGCGATGCTCGAGGAGACCATCGCCGTCTTGGGGGACCGCGACCTCATGACGCAGCTTGCCACCGCCGACGCCGACCTGGCTGCCGGCCGTGTCGAGACCCAAGGCGACCTCGAGGCGGCGATGCGGTCACGCCGGACCTCGGCGTGA